The following are encoded together in the Populus trichocarpa isolate Nisqually-1 chromosome 5, P.trichocarpa_v4.1, whole genome shotgun sequence genome:
- the LOC18099697 gene encoding phosphoprotein ECPP44, producing the protein MAEENKSHEYETKVGEESGAVETKDRGLFDFLGKKEEEKPQEEVIGTEFEEKLQVSEPETKVEEEHKKKEEEEKKPTLFEKLHRSGSSSSSSSSDEEEGDDEEKKKKKKEKRSLKEKMKISGEKGEEKEHEDTSVPVEVVHTETPHEPEDKKGFLDKIKEKLPGHKKADEVPPPAPEHVSPEAAVSHEGDAKEKKGLLEKIKEKLPGYHPKTEEEKEKEKESASQ; encoded by the exons ATGGCTGAGGAAAACAAGAGCCATGAGTATGAGACCAAAGTTGGTGAAGAGAGTGGTGCTGTTGAGACCAAGGATCGCGGGTTGTTTGATTTCCTggggaagaaagaagaagagaagcctCAAGAGGAGGTGATTGGTACTGAATTTGAAGAGAAACTTCAGGTTTCTGAACCCGAGACTAAAGTAGAGGAAGAGcacaagaaaaaagaggaagaggagaagaaacCTACTCTCTTTGAGAAACTCCATCGATCAGGCAGCAGTTCTTCCAGCTCT TCTAGCGACGAGGAGGAAGGTGACgatgaagagaaaaagaagaagaagaaggaaaagaggtCATTGAAAGAGAAGATGAAGATATCAGGAGAGAAAGGAGAGGAGAAGGAACACGAGGATACTAGTGTTCCTGTCGAGGTAGTCCATACAGAGACACCCCACGAACCAGAGGATAAGAAGGGTTTCCTTGACAAAATCAAGGAGAAATTGCCAGGACATAAGAAAGCTGACGAGGTCCCTCCTCCAGCTCCTGAACATGTTTCCCCTGAAGCTGCAGTTTCCCATGAAGGAGATGCCAAGGAGAAGAAGGGACTTCTCGAGAAGATCAAGGAGAAGTTACCTGGGTACCACCCCAAGactgaagaagagaaggagaaagaaaaggagagtgcTTCCCAGTAG